One part of the Nitrospirota bacterium genome encodes these proteins:
- the dnaK gene encoding molecular chaperone DnaK produces MGKVIGIDLGTTNSCVAVVIGGEPVVIPNQEGSRTTPSVVAFTDKGERLVGQIAKRQAITNPENTVFSIKRLIGRRFNSPEVASAIKRLPYKIVEAPNGDVHVEVKGKRYSPAEISAMILQKMKQVAEDYLGEKVTEAVITVPAYFDDSQRQATKDAGKIAGLEVLRIINEPTAASLAYGLEKKKDERIAVYDLGGGTFDISILEIGEGVFEVKSTNGNTYLGGDDIDVRIIDWMVDEFRKDQGIDLRKDKMALQRLKEASEKAKIELSQAMETDINLPFITADATGPKHLQMKLTRAKFEQLVDDLIESTIEPCRKALSDASITPRDVNEVILVGGQTRTPKVQNIVKEFFAKEPHKGVNPDEVVAIGASIQAAVLKGEIKDVLLLDVTPLSLGIETLGGVFTKLIERNTTIPTKKSQIFSTAADNQTAVTIKVHQGEREMAADNKLLGVFDLVGIPPAPRGMPQIEVTFDIDANGIVHVSAKDLGTGKEQSIKITASSGLSKEEIERAVKDAEAHVQEDKKRRELAEVRNEADTLIYTVEKSLREYGDKVSEAERSAINSALERAKKAKDGDDIGEIKSAMEDLGRASHKLAEEIYKKAAQTQEAGAQADTSGKKKEDVVDADFEEVDKDKR; encoded by the coding sequence ATGGGAAAGGTAATTGGAATAGACTTGGGTACTACCAACTCATGTGTGGCGGTGGTTATTGGTGGTGAACCGGTGGTTATACCAAATCAAGAAGGAAGCCGCACCACCCCTTCTGTAGTCGCCTTTACAGATAAAGGTGAAAGGCTCGTAGGACAGATTGCAAAAAGACAGGCGATAACAAATCCTGAAAATACTGTCTTTTCTATTAAAAGACTGATAGGGAGAAGATTCAATTCACCAGAGGTTGCCTCTGCAATTAAAAGACTTCCCTATAAGATAGTTGAGGCGCCAAATGGGGATGTGCATGTGGAAGTGAAGGGAAAGAGGTATTCTCCAGCAGAGATATCTGCCATGATACTTCAGAAGATGAAACAGGTGGCAGAGGATTACCTCGGTGAAAAGGTAACAGAGGCTGTTATCACAGTCCCTGCATATTTTGATGATAGCCAGAGACAGGCAACAAAGGATGCTGGTAAGATCGCAGGTCTGGAGGTCCTCAGAATAATCAATGAGCCAACCGCCGCATCACTTGCATATGGTCTTGAAAAGAAAAAGGATGAAAGGATCGCTGTTTACGACCTCGGTGGTGGGACATTTGATATATCTATCCTTGAAATAGGAGAAGGTGTATTCGAGGTAAAATCCACAAATGGCAATACCTATCTGGGTGGCGATGACATCGACGTAAGGATCATAGACTGGATGGTGGATGAGTTCAGGAAGGATCAGGGGATTGACCTGAGAAAGGACAAGATGGCACTCCAGAGGTTGAAGGAGGCTTCCGAAAAGGCAAAGATAGAACTTTCACAGGCTATGGAGACAGACATAAATCTCCCATTTATTACTGCTGACGCTACAGGACCAAAGCACCTTCAGATGAAACTTACAAGGGCAAAGTTTGAGCAACTCGTAGATGACCTAATAGAGAGCACCATAGAGCCTTGCAGGAAGGCACTCTCTGATGCAAGTATTACGCCGAGGGATGTAAATGAGGTAATTCTTGTTGGTGGTCAGACAAGGACACCGAAGGTTCAGAATATAGTAAAGGAATTCTTTGCAAAGGAACCCCATAAAGGGGTGAATCCTGACGAGGTGGTTGCGATTGGTGCATCTATTCAGGCAGCGGTACTAAAAGGAGAGATTAAGGATGTTCTGCTTCTTGATGTTACCCCACTCTCCCTTGGGATAGAGACACTCGGTGGTGTATTTACAAAACTGATAGAAAGAAACACGACCATTCCTACAAAGAAGAGCCAGATATTTTCCACAGCGGCTGATAACCAGACCGCTGTTACGATAAAGGTTCATCAGGGTGAACGGGAAATGGCAGCAGATAACAAGCTTCTTGGTGTATTTGACCTTGTAGGGATTCCTCCTGCACCGAGGGGGATGCCACAGATAGAGGTTACATTCGACATAGATGCGAATGGTATCGTACATGTATCTGCAAAGGATCTCGGCACAGGTAAGGAGCAGTCAATAAAGATTACAGCCTCAAGTGGTCTAAGTAAAGAGGAAATAGAAAGGGCTGTAAAGGATGCAGAGGCACATGTACAGGAGGATAAAAAGAGAAGAGAACTTGCAGAGGTGCGTAATGAAGCAGATACCCTGATATACACCGTAGAGAAATCGCTCAGGGAGTATGGCGATAAGGTGAGTGAGGCTGAAAGATCGGCTATCAACAGTGCACTCGAGAGGGCAAAGAAGGCAAAGGATGGAGACGATATTGGTGAGATAAAGAGTGCTATGGAAGATCTCGGAAGGGCATCACACAAGTTAGCTGAGGAGATATACAAAAAGGCTGCCCAGACGCAGGAGGCGGGGGCACAGGCTGATACCTCAGGTAAAAAGAAGGAAGATGTAGTTGATGCCGATTTCGAAGAGGTGGATAAGGATAAGCGGTAA
- a CDS encoding type III PLP-dependent enzyme — LMESVGGIKYSYIVESYRHTRYKKRWTIAGPSCDSFDVIDKNVALPEPDVNNLILVLSSGAYTVSYASEFNGFSIPKTLLI, encoded by the coding sequence GGTTAATGGAGAGTGTTGGAGGAATAAAATACAGTTACATTGTTGAAAGTTATAGACATACAAGATATAAAAAGAGATGGACAATAGCAGGTCCGAGCTGTGACAGTTTTGATGTAATAGATAAAAATGTGGCACTACCGGAACCGGATGTCAATAATCTGATTCTCGTATTATCCAGTGGTGCCTACACGGTATCCTATGCTTCAGAATTTAATGGTTTTTCGATACCCAAAACACTTCTTATATAA
- the grpE gene encoding nucleotide exchange factor GrpE produces MGEDAEIHDPELVSGEVKNEMPVEKTVAEREIDELSKELEEKTRELNEVKDKYLRLYAEFENYKKYITKEQRELLRYGNESLIREILSVVDNLERAISHAEGSNESKGLIDGVEMTLNQLKSILEGFGVTPIKAIGEPFDPSRHHALTQVESEEYDENIVVEEFNKGYYLNERVIRPAFVSVAKKPETRTKD; encoded by the coding sequence ATGGGTGAAGATGCTGAGATACACGATCCTGAACTTGTTTCAGGAGAGGTAAAGAACGAAATGCCAGTAGAAAAAACAGTTGCTGAAAGGGAGATTGATGAACTGAGTAAGGAGTTGGAAGAGAAGACCAGAGAACTCAATGAGGTAAAGGATAAATACCTCAGGCTTTATGCAGAATTTGAAAACTATAAGAAATATATAACGAAAGAACAGAGAGAACTTCTGAGGTATGGTAATGAAAGTTTGATTCGTGAAATACTATCTGTGGTTGACAACCTTGAGAGGGCGATATCTCATGCAGAAGGTAGTAATGAATCTAAAGGTCTTATTGATGGCGTAGAGATGACTCTGAATCAACTAAAAAGTATCCTCGAAGGATTCGGGGTGACACCTATAAAGGCAATAGGTGAGCCTTTTGATCCATCAAGACATCATGCGCTGACACAGGTAGAATCTGAAGAATATGATGAGAATATAGTTGTTGAAGAATTCAACAAGGGCTACTATCTTAACGAGAGGGTGATTCGGCCAGCATTTGTCAGTGTGGCGAAGAAACCAGAAACCAGAACTAAGGATTAA
- the speE gene encoding polyamine aminopropyltransferase, whose translation MIKFFERAPYAPVEYSYDVEEILYKGKSKFQEIMVIKSPHFGKMLVLDEVVQITERDEFFYHEMLTHIVMHAHPNPKKVIVIGGGDGGVVREVLKHKTVEKVYFVEIDEEVINISRKFFPTVACSVDDPRVEIKIMDGAEFVIRRKLSNIDAVIVDSTDIIGFARSLYKTEFFTSVRDCLTDEGMFVTHSESLHFHKDMVIEVQETLKKVFPIVDLYTAPIATYPGNWWAFAVASKNLSPREMKRKFEIKTKYYSDEIHKQAFLPKGMYENLMQRNLEW comes from the coding sequence ATGATTAAATTTTTTGAAAGAGCCCCATATGCACCGGTCGAATATTCCTATGATGTTGAGGAGATTCTCTATAAGGGTAAGAGTAAATTCCAGGAAATTATGGTTATAAAGAGTCCACATTTTGGTAAAATGCTTGTCCTTGATGAAGTCGTCCAGATAACTGAAAGGGATGAGTTTTTTTACCACGAAATGCTTACCCATATCGTAATGCATGCCCATCCAAATCCAAAGAAAGTCATTGTTATTGGTGGTGGTGACGGAGGTGTAGTTAGAGAAGTCTTAAAACACAAAACTGTTGAAAAGGTTTACTTTGTAGAGATAGACGAGGAGGTAATTAATATTTCAAGAAAATTTTTCCCGACTGTAGCCTGTAGTGTTGACGATCCTCGTGTAGAGATAAAGATTATGGACGGCGCAGAGTTTGTAATAAGGAGGAAACTTTCAAATATAGATGCTGTTATAGTTGACTCTACAGACATTATTGGTTTTGCAAGGAGTCTTTACAAAACAGAGTTTTTTACCTCTGTAAGAGATTGTCTAACAGATGAAGGTATGTTTGTTACACACTCAGAGTCGCTTCATTTTCATAAGGATATGGTTATCGAGGTTCAGGAAACACTGAAAAAGGTCTTCCCTATAGTTGACCTGTATACTGCTCCAATTGCAACCTATCCAGGAAATTGGTGGGCTTTCGCAGTAGCATCCAAAAATCTTTCACCGCGGGAGATGAAACGTAAATTTGAAATAAAAACAAAATACTACAGCGATGAAATCCACAAGCAGGCATTTCTGCCTAAAGGCATGTACGAGAATCTGATGCAAAGAAATCTAGAATGGTAA
- the speE gene encoding polyamine aminopropyltransferase → MVKNISIKDTKISNNWFIDKESEHRWIYHRMRRHLLSLETKFQQVRLIDTYNFGRVLVLDNKIQSAESDEYIYHEVLVHPAMITHPEPRDVLILGGGEGAVLREVLKHSTVKRAVMVDIDKELVEFCKEHLEKWHRGSFFDKRAEIVFDNAIDFVKNTRDRFDIVIADISDPIEKGPASLIYTKECYRSIMRILSDDGIFVTQATEVFYNQQEVHSIINKTVASVFPIAESYCDYIPSFTSMWGFVTGSQNYSLKKITPEEIEDGLRRRGVKGLRYYDLETHERLFNLPMRLRKMISSQKFVATIKKPIKVYSNR, encoded by the coding sequence ATGGTAAAAAATATCTCTATCAAAGATACAAAAATCAGCAATAACTGGTTTATCGATAAGGAGAGCGAACACAGGTGGATATACCACAGGATGAGAAGACATCTCCTATCTTTAGAGACAAAGTTCCAGCAGGTACGTCTTATTGATACTTACAATTTTGGTCGTGTTCTTGTGCTTGATAACAAAATTCAATCAGCAGAATCAGACGAGTACATCTATCATGAGGTACTTGTGCATCCAGCAATGATTACACATCCAGAGCCAAGAGATGTGCTTATCCTTGGAGGTGGAGAAGGAGCAGTCCTGAGGGAGGTGCTGAAACACTCGACAGTTAAAAGGGCAGTAATGGTTGATATAGATAAAGAACTGGTGGAGTTTTGCAAAGAACATCTCGAAAAATGGCATCGAGGGTCTTTTTTTGATAAAAGGGCAGAAATTGTTTTTGATAATGCAATAGATTTTGTTAAAAATACCAGGGATAGATTTGATATAGTAATAGCCGATATAAGCGACCCTATTGAGAAGGGTCCAGCATCTTTGATCTATACGAAGGAATGTTACAGGTCTATCATGAGAATACTTTCAGACGATGGAATATTTGTAACGCAGGCAACAGAGGTATTTTACAATCAGCAAGAAGTTCACTCAATAATAAACAAGACTGTAGCTTCTGTGTTCCCAATAGCAGAATCCTATTGTGATTATATTCCGAGCTTTACTTCAATGTGGGGTTTCGTAACTGGTTCTCAAAATTACTCTTTGAAGAAAATAACACCAGAAGAGATCGAAGATGGGTTAAGAAGACGAGGAGTTAAAGGACTGAGATATTACGATTTAGAGACACATGAAAGATTGTTTAACTTGCCAATGAGGCTCAGGAAGATGATTTCCAGTCAGAAATTTGTAGCGACTATAAAAAAACCGATAAAAGTTTACTCTAATCGGTAG
- the hrcA gene encoding heat-inducible transcriptional repressor HrcA, producing the protein MQTEYLNERCQEILKVIVHSYIDTAGPVGSRTITKRYNIGLSPATIRNIMADLADMGFLTQPHTSAGRVPTDKGYRFYVDSIINSKGFRDINNAEKEMSSRLEITKRDIKELMQETSRMLSLLSHYLGVVLAPRLEDSTYKRMDFVRLKDRHILVIFISDEEIVHNRIIEIDEDITQKDLNRISNFLSRELYGLGLKEVRRRIFSKMYEEKMQCDRLIKRALSICREMVMAGSEGDVYIGGIADLLDLPEFADLRKIKELFKAIEDKHLLLKLLDKTMETDGLRVFIGEENPLCEMKNCAIVTSTYKEGDKPLGVLGIIGPTRMNYSEVIPIVDYTAMLLSRLLSQR; encoded by the coding sequence ATGCAAACAGAATATTTGAATGAGAGGTGTCAGGAGATACTCAAGGTGATTGTCCACAGCTACATAGATACCGCTGGACCTGTAGGTTCGCGTACGATTACTAAGAGATACAATATAGGACTCAGCCCTGCGACAATAAGGAACATAATGGCTGATCTGGCAGATATGGGATTTTTGACACAGCCACATACATCTGCTGGTAGAGTCCCTACAGATAAAGGCTATCGTTTTTATGTGGACAGCATAATAAACAGCAAGGGTTTCAGAGATATCAATAACGCCGAGAAAGAAATGTCTTCAAGGCTCGAGATAACAAAAAGAGACATAAAAGAACTGATGCAGGAAACATCAAGGATGTTGTCATTGCTTTCACACTACCTCGGTGTGGTTCTTGCTCCAAGGCTTGAAGATTCTACATATAAGAGAATGGACTTTGTGCGACTTAAGGATAGACACATCCTTGTTATATTTATATCAGATGAGGAGATTGTCCATAACAGGATAATAGAGATAGATGAAGATATTACGCAGAAAGACCTTAACCGGATTAGTAATTTCCTGAGCAGAGAACTCTATGGTTTAGGCCTCAAAGAGGTCAGGAGGAGAATATTTAGCAAGATGTATGAAGAAAAGATGCAGTGTGATAGATTAATTAAGAGGGCGTTGAGTATATGCAGAGAGATGGTGATGGCTGGCAGTGAAGGGGATGTGTATATCGGGGGTATTGCTGATTTACTTGATCTGCCAGAATTTGCAGATCTTCGCAAGATAAAAGAACTATTCAAAGCAATAGAAGATAAACACCTGTTACTTAAACTGCTTGATAAAACTATGGAGACAGATGGGCTTCGGGTCTTCATAGGTGAAGAGAATCCACTTTGTGAAATGAAAAACTGTGCTATTGTGACTTCAACATATAAAGAAGGAGATAAACCCTTAGGAGTCCTTGGTATTATAGGTCCTACAAGGATGAATTATTCAGAAGTGATACCGATAGTTGACTACACGGCTATGCTACTCAGTCGTCTTCTTAGCCAGAGATAA